GCAATCGCGCGACTTTGCCAATCACACGATAGCGCGTTTTGATCGTATGTTTTCTCCCCTCGATGTGTCAGCGAATAACACGCAGGCGTTGGTAGGATTACGCTGTGGCGAAGTGCGTTTTCCGTTAATTGAAAACCTGGCTTCGCTGCAAACCGTGCGCGCTATTTTGCTGGTCGATCACGGTAATATCTACTGCTCCAGCATTTACGGCGAGCGCGCGATCTCCTTCAGCGAAGCCTATCCTGAGCTGGCTATCTCCAGCCAGCGTATGTTGCTGACTACCGACAACTATCTGCTGAAAGGCTCACCGGTATTGATGCTGTGGACGCCGAAAACGCTGGATAACCACTCCGGCTTAATTCAGGTGATCAATATTGAGCTGATGAGCAATTATCTGCTTGAGCCAACGCTGCCCTGGGTAGAGCGCGCGGTATTTAACGTTGGCGGCAAAAGCCTGGAATATGGCAATCCGCTGATTGAAGAGGCGCTGCCTTCGGCGGATGAAGTGAGCTATGAAGAGTCGTCGCTGCGCTATCCCTTTTCCATTACGCTGTTTGGTCCCCCCCCGGCGCGTCTGGCGCTGATGACGCTGCCGTCGCAACTGCCACTGGCGCTGCTGCTCAGCATGCTGACCAGCTATATCGTCTGGCTGGCCACCGCCAACCGCATGAGCATGGCGTGGCAGATCAGCTACGGCCTGACGGCGAAAGAGTTTATGGTTTACTGCCAGCCGATCATTAACGCCAGCAGCGGCAACTGCGACGGCATTGAATTGCTGCTGCGTTGGCATAATGCACGTCAGGGCTGGATTCCACCCGATGTTTTTATTCCGCTTGCCGAACGACAAAACCTGATCGCGCCGCTCACACGCTTTGTCATCACCGAAATGGTGGCGCACCTGCCGGTAATGCCGCGCTGCAAATCTTTTCATGTGGCGATTAACGTGGCGGCCAGCCATTTCCGCGATCGGGCGATTCTTGACGACTTACAAACCCTGTGGTGGCCCGCCAACCCCGTTCCACAATTGGTGGTTGAACTCACCGAACGTGACGCATTGCCGGTGGTCGATCAGCGGGTAATTTCCCATCTGCACAAGGTGGGCGTCCAGCTGGCAATTGATGATTTCGGCACCGGGCACAGCTCGCTCTCCTACCTGAAAACGCTGCAGCCTGATGTTCTTAAGATCGACAAGATGTTTACCGCCGCCATCGGCACCGATGCGATAAACGCCACGGTGACTGATATGGTGATTTCGCTGGCACAGCGGCTGAACATCAGCCTGGTGGCGGAGGGTGTGGAAACCGAGGAGCAGGCAAATTACCTGCGTGAGCGCGGCGTTGATCGCCTGCAGGGCTATTTCTATGCCCGCCCGATGCCACTGGGTGACTTCCCGGCGTGGATGGATCGCCACCTGGCGCATATCGCAGCATAAAAAACGGCGCCCGAAGGCGCCGTTTCGTCGTTGTCGTCTGCGGTTATTCCGCTTCAGATTCATCATGCTCATGGCGATCGCGCGTGACCCGCACCAGATCGATGCGGTAATCGGTCGCTTCCAGCACCAAAAAGTGCAGCGGCGGCAGATCGATCACTTCACCCGGTACCGGAAGCTGGCCTTTTTGTGCAATCAGCAGGCCCGCCAGCGAAGCGTGGTCATCTTCCGGCCTGACCAGATCGTGAATATCAAACAGCTGCTGCAGCGAATGCAGATCGGTGCCGCCTTTAACCAACCAGCCATCGGCGTCCGCCACAATATCCGGCGTTTCATCTTCATCCGGGAACTCACCGGCAATCGCTTCCAGCACATCCAGCGGCGTAATCAGCCCCTGCACCACGCCAAATTCGTTGGTGACAATCACAAAGCTGCCTTTGGCACGACGCAGCACGCTCAGCAGGTTAATGGGATCCAGCGTTTCCGGCACCACAATCGCCGGATTGGTGGCAGCAAAGCTGGCCACGTCAACGCCATGATCAAGTGCCACCAGCAGCTCTTTGGCGCGCACAACGCCCACAATCTCATCCAGCTCACCACGACAGACCGGAAACAGGCTGTGTGGCGTATCCAGCAGCTGCCTGCGCACGTCGTCCAGCGGGCGATTGACATCCACCCACGAGATTTCGCCACGCGGCGTCATGATGCTGCGGATA
The sequence above is drawn from the Duffyella gerundensis genome and encodes:
- a CDS encoding EAL domain-containing protein codes for the protein MQTSQQIVGQFRRKRLFIAAMVAVLVLVLTLSFRFFEEKSRIEQQSRDFANHTIARFDRMFSPLDVSANNTQALVGLRCGEVRFPLIENLASLQTVRAILLVDHGNIYCSSIYGERAISFSEAYPELAISSQRMLLTTDNYLLKGSPVLMLWTPKTLDNHSGLIQVINIELMSNYLLEPTLPWVERAVFNVGGKSLEYGNPLIEEALPSADEVSYEESSLRYPFSITLFGPPPARLALMTLPSQLPLALLLSMLTSYIVWLATANRMSMAWQISYGLTAKEFMVYCQPIINASSGNCDGIELLLRWHNARQGWIPPDVFIPLAERQNLIAPLTRFVITEMVAHLPVMPRCKSFHVAINVAASHFRDRAILDDLQTLWWPANPVPQLVVELTERDALPVVDQRVISHLHKVGVQLAIDDFGTGHSSLSYLKTLQPDVLKIDKMFTAAIGTDAINATVTDMVISLAQRLNISLVAEGVETEEQANYLRERGVDRLQGYFYARPMPLGDFPAWMDRHLAHIAA